The window TCGGCGGACGGACAGACCCGGCGGCCGTCGAGCTCTCGGACTCCGAGCTGCTCGAGCGCAGCGCGGCGGATCTCGACCGGGTCCTCGGCATCGGCGCCGCACCGGCCTTCTCGCGAGTGCGCCGCTGGCGGCCGGGTATTCCGCAGTACGAACTCGGCCACCAGCGCTTTCTGCAGGTGGCCGATGGGGTCGAAAGAGACGTCCCGAATCTTCATCTCCTCGGCAACTGGCGCTCCGGCGTGTCCATTGCCGACTGCATCCGAACGGCAGCCGAGCGGGCCGAAGGGATCCGCGCCGGGGCGGACTAGATTTGCATCGGTATACTCCTGGCGAGTTTTTCGCTCGATTCCCCGGAGAGGCACGATATGGACTTCGATGACATGGGACCCGCGCGCCGGCCTCGAATGAGGGGGCCGCTGCTCGTGACCACCAGCGAGGACCGCCGGGTCCTGATCACCGGCGCCGCCGGCCAGCTCGGCTCAGAGCTGGTTCCCGCCCTACGCCGGCGGTACGGCGCCGACGCGGTGTTGGCGACGGACATCCGCACCCTCTCCGGCGCCGCCGTCGACGGCCCGAACCGACGCCTCGACGGCACCGACCTGGAACGCTTCGGAAGGATCGCCCGGGAGCACCGGGCGACGGTCATCTATCACCTGGTGGCGGTGCTCTCGGCCACCGGCGAGAAGGACCCGCAACGCGCCTGGAACATCAACATCGGTACCCTCACCAATGCCCTGGAGGTGGCGCGGGCGACGGGCGCCGCCCTCTTCGTGCCCAGCTCCATCGCCGCCTTCGGACCGTCGACGCCGCCGGATCCCACCCCCCAGGACACCCTGCAGCGGCCTACCTCCATCTACGGCGTCAGCAAGGTGGCCGGCGAACTGCTGTGCGACTACTACGTCCAGCGCTACGGCCTCGACGTGCGCGGCGTCCGCTACCCGGGGTTGATCTCCTGGGCCGCCGACCCCGGCGGCGGCACCACCGACTACGCGGTGGAGATCTTCCACCAGGCCCTCACCCACAATCGCTACGAGTGCTTTCTGCGCGCTGGCACTCAACTGGACATGATGTATATGCCGGACGCCGTGCGGGCGGCCATTGAGCTGATGGAAACACCCTCCGAGCGGCTGACCCACCGCAACGCCTTCAACATCACCGCAATGCAGTTGACGCCGGAAGTGCTGGCGGCGGAGATCCGGCGCCACCGCCCAGACTTCGAGCTGAGCTACCGGGTGAACGAGCGCAAGCAGACCATCGCCGACTCCTGGCCGCGCCGCCTCGACGACAGCGCGGCGCGCGACGAGTGGGGCTGGCAACCGCGATGGGACCTCGAAGCGATGACCGCCGACATGCTCGAACATCTCGCCGCGAGGTTGTCCGCGCCCGCCGCGAACACCCGATAGATCTCAGTCCGCCCTTATTCCCGACCTCAGGAGACCGTTCATGCCCCTCGATCGACTATCCCAAGCCCTCGACCAGCACGTTGCCGGCCTCGCCGAAGCGGGTACCGCCAAGGGCGCCGAGACGGTGGTGGTGGACGTCCTGCCGGCGGTCGGCGAGCACGGACCGAGGTTCTTGCTCGAAGGTGAGGGGGACCGGCCGTTCCTGCGCATGAATTCAAACTCCTACCTCGGCCTTTCCCTCGACCCCGAGGTGATGGCGGCGGAGGAAGAGGCGACCCGCCGCTTCGGCGCCGGTCCCGGAGCGGTGCGCTTCATTAGCGGCACCTACCGACCGCACCTCGAACTCGAAGCGCGCCTGGCTCGCTTCCACGGCCGCGAGGCGGCAATGATCTTCAGCTCCGCCTACGCCACGGTGGTCGGCGTGCTGGTGCCGTTGACCACTCCGGGCACCTTCATCGTCAGCGACGAGCTGAACCACAACTGCATCATCAACGGCATGCGCATGGCCCGCCCGAAGGGCAAAGCGATCTACGCCCACAACGACATGGAGGACCTCGAGCGCGCCCTCGAGAAGGCCGCCGGGGCCGAAGCCGAGCGGGTGCTGCTGGTGACCGACGGCATCTTCTCGATGCGCGGCGACCACGCACCGCTGGCCGAGATCGTCGCGCTGGCGCGGCGCTTCGACGAGCGTTTTCCGGAGAACGTGGTGGTGGTGGTGGACGACAGCCACGGCGCCGGCGCCTTCGGCGAGACCGGCCGCGGCACCGAGGAATACGCCGACGCCCGGGCGGACGTCCTGATCGCCACCCTCGGCAAGGCCTTCGGGGTGAACGGCGGCTATGTCACGGCGAACGAGGCGGTCGTCGGCTTTCTGCGGGAGTCGGCGCCGCTCTACATTTACTCCAACCCGATCACCGTCGGCGAAGCCCAGGCGGCAACCCGCTCCCTCGACATCCTGGACAGCGAACGGGGGCGAGCGCTGTTAAGCCACCTGCGCTCCCTCACCGAGCGCTTCGAGCGTGGGCTGGTGGGCCTCGGCTTCGAGGTGATCCCCGGCCCTCACCCGGTGGTGCCGCTGCTGGTGCGGGACACGGTGCGTACCGGCGAGCTAGTGCGCCACCTCTATGACCACGGCGTGCTCGCCACCGGCCTGGCCTATCCGGTGGTTCCGCGCGGCGAAGAGGAGATTCGCTTCCAGGTGTGCGCCGACCACACGGTGGCCGACATCGATCAAGTGTTGGGCCACTTACGCATATTCAGAGAACGCCCTTGCAAATTACCTCGCTCTTTCAAATGCCAAGACATCCCTGAAAGCCAAAGAAAAAGAAGTAGTAAACCTCGCTGTAAGTGAAGTTAACGCTTGTGATTATTGTTTAGCCGCCCATACCGCTATAGGGAAAATGAACGGATTTACAGACGAGCAAGTGCTTGAACTAAGAGCTGGTGCAGCATCTTTTGACAATAAACTTGACGCTCTGGCCAGACTGGCAAGAAACCTTACCCAAAACAGGGGAGCTGCAAGCCAGGACGTATTGGATAACTTCTTTGCAGCCGGTTGGACCAAGGAAAACCTTATCGATACTATCGTATTGGTTGGAGATAAGACCATCTCTAACTACCTACATAAAACTACCCAGGTACCCGTTGACTTTCCAGCGGCGCAACCACTTGAATCTGTAGAAGCATAATTATAAACTATCTAAATATCTAAAAATGAAAAAAGTATTAGCAGTATTGGTATTGGCTCTTGGAGCGCTGGTAAGCGGAAATGCCCAGGACAAAATGATGAAGGATGCCAAAATGATGAAAGACAAGGCAGAGGTGATCAGCCTTGAGCAAACCCCCGGTGAGTTCACTCAAAAACAGCTT is drawn from Acidobacteriota bacterium and contains these coding sequences:
- a CDS encoding NAD-dependent epimerase/dehydratase family protein → MTTSEDRRVLITGAAGQLGSELVPALRRRYGADAVLATDIRTLSGAAVDGPNRRLDGTDLERFGRIAREHRATVIYHLVAVLSATGEKDPQRAWNINIGTLTNALEVARATGAALFVPSSIAAFGPSTPPDPTPQDTLQRPTSIYGVSKVAGELLCDYYVQRYGLDVRGVRYPGLISWAADPGGGTTDYAVEIFHQALTHNRYECFLRAGTQLDMMYMPDAVRAAIELMETPSERLTHRNAFNITAMQLTPEVLAAEIRRHRPDFELSYRVNERKQTIADSWPRRLDDSAARDEWGWQPRWDLEAMTADMLEHLAARLSAPAANTR
- a CDS encoding aminotransferase class I/II-fold pyridoxal phosphate-dependent enzyme; protein product: MPLDRLSQALDQHVAGLAEAGTAKGAETVVVDVLPAVGEHGPRFLLEGEGDRPFLRMNSNSYLGLSLDPEVMAAEEEATRRFGAGPGAVRFISGTYRPHLELEARLARFHGREAAMIFSSAYATVVGVLVPLTTPGTFIVSDELNHNCIINGMRMARPKGKAIYAHNDMEDLERALEKAAGAEAERVLLVTDGIFSMRGDHAPLAEIVALARRFDERFPENVVVVVDDSHGAGAFGETGRGTEEYADARADVLIATLGKAFGVNGGYVTANEAVVGFLRESAPLYIYSNPITVGEAQAATRSLDILDSERGRALLSHLRSLTERFERGLVGLGFEVIPGPHPVVPLLVRDTVRTGELVRHLYDHGVLATGLAYPVVPRGEEEIRFQVCADHTVADIDQVLGHLRIFRERPCKLPRSFKCQDIPESQRKRSSKPRCK